AAATTCATCGAAGGCATGTTTGGCACGCAGTACTCCCCAACGACCATCAGTAACATCACGAGTACCGTCTTGGAAGATATCGAAGCATGGCAGCAACGTCCATTAGATAAACGCTATTCCGTGATTTATTTGGACGGCATCTATATCAAACTTAAGCGCAACACGGTGAGCAGTGAAGTCATCTATCTGGCGATGGGCATCAACGAAGATGGATATCGACAGATCCTCGGCTTCTACGTTGGCGGAAAAGAAAGCGCCAATGGCTGGAGGGATGTGCTCAAGGACCTGTATCGTCGCGGAGCGAAGGAGGTCTTGCTGGGGGTATTTGACGGGTTACCTGGCCTGGAAGAAGCGTTTCGAGAAACGTACCCAAGGGCAGACGTTCAACACTGCATCGTACACAAGGTGCGCAGTACGTTCCCGAAAATTCGAGTCAAGGACAAGGTTGAGTTTATCGGCGACCTCAAAACGATTTATACCGCATTGGATAGGGACTTAGCCTTGGCAGCGTTCGATACGGTCAAGAGCAAGTGGAGTAAAACCTATCCGAAAGAAATTCAATCGTGGGAAGACCAACTTTCAACGCTACTGACGTTTTACAAATTTCCAAAGCTGATTCGCGGGTCCATCTACACATCCAACGCAATCGAGCGGACGAACAAAGAGCTACGCAAGAGGTTTCGACCGATGAACAGCTTAACGAACATGGATGCAGCTGAGAAAATCATCTATCTTGAAGTCACGACTTATAACGAGAAATGGAGCACAAGAGTCATCCGTGGCTTCGGGGATGCGGAAACGAAGACAGAGCTGAAGCGAATGTATGAGGAACGCTACCCAAGCATGTCAGAAGTCTCTGCGCAGGAATAAATATCCAACAACTTGAACAATCACGTTTACAACAACGACGACAACTTGCTCTGAAAATTCAAACAAACAGGAAATAAAAGGGAAATTCCGGTGGGGGGTACCCCCCACCAACCTTAAAACAAATCAATAATGATGTTATCCATCTCCGATGGATAACCCTACTTAAAGCGAATTACACAAACTTCTTGACACTACCCGATAACACGCTACGAACGCGTTATTTCGGATGAAACGCTCTCAACTAGGTAGAATAGCGCGCTGGCAACTCGTTATTGGCAGCATCACGCGCTGCAGCGTATGGAAGTTACCCGCGGGGGGCTTCTCACACACCACACACCACGCACGCAAACGCAAGGGTGCACGCACGCCAACAAGGACACGCGTACGGGCACCGCACGCCAAAGCGCTAATTTGCGAACAATTTGCCCGGGTTCAAGATGCCACTGGGATCGAAGAGCTGTTTGATACCCTTCATCCAAGGCAGGGTGTCAGGGTGCTCCTTTGCAAGGTATCTCATCTTGCCAATACCTACGCCGTGCTCACCGGTACATGTTCCTCCGCGTGCAAGAGCGTACTGGACAATCTTGTCGTTCATCTCGTCGGCGATTCTCAACTCTTCAGCGTCATTTGGATCCACCATGAAAATGACATGATAGTTCCCGTCTCCGACGTGTCCGAGAATGGCACCGTACGTTCCATAAGAATCGATGGTCTCCCGGGCCATGCGAATTGCCTCGGGAAGATCGGAGAGAGGTACACAGACATCAGTGACCTTCATGCGCTTTTGAGGCGCCGTTTGAATGACGGCCAAGGCGGCATCGTGCCTGGCTTCCCAAAGCAGGTTGCGCTTCTCGGCTTCTGTTTCAAACACGAACTCGATGAGCCCGTTGCCATGGTTGGCCGAGCTGGCTGAGCTGGCTGTGCTGCCAGGGTTGCCGCCACTGCCACTGCCACCAGCGCCCCGATCCACTTCGCTGCAGATGTCCTCCACTATCCGCACGTCTTCTTGCACCGCCGCGTTGCTTCCTTCAAACTCCAAAAACAGTGTGGGCTTCTCCATGTAGGTGGTCCCTTTGGCATGATTCACGGCGAAAATGGTGTGTTCGTCGACCAATTCAATGCGTCCGATGGGGATGCCAGACTGCATGATGCCGTATGCGGCTGCGCTGGCGGCAGCGAGATCGGCGAAGACAGCCCTGGCGGCGATGGTGGACTCCGGAATTGGGTAAACGCGCAGGGTCAACTCTGTAATGACGCCGAGTGTCCCTTCCGATCCGATGAACAACCCCGTCATGTTGTACCCCGCAGACGATTTGGCGGACATCCCGCCAGTGTGGATGACGCTGCCGTCGGCGAGGACGACTTCCAAATCGAGGACTTGGTCACGCATGACCCCATGCCGAACCGCTGTAGTCCCGCTTGCATTGGTGGCGGCCATGCCGCCGAGGGAGGCGTCTGCACCGGGATCAAGCGGAAATTGCAGACCGTACCTGCGCAACTCACGATTGAGTTGGGTGCGCGTGACACCAGGCTGCACGCGAACGAGGAAGTCTTGCGGGCGGACGTCAAGGACGCGATTCATCAGTGTAACATCGAGACTGATGCCGCTGTGGATAGGAATCGCGTGACCCTCGAGGCTGGTGAGGACCCCACAGGGCGTGACTGCGATGTAGTGTTGATTCGCAAACTGCATGACCTTCACCACGTCTTCGGTGCTCTCTGCAAACACGACCACGTCAGGCCGATGCGGCGCGTGATGGCTGTAATCCTGGCTGTGTGCCGCGATGATGGAGGTGCCGCGGGTCACTCGTTTCGGGTCCGGGATGAGTTCGAGCAGTTGCGCGTGTAGAGGAGTGGATGATTCCGATTCCAAGGCGAGGCCTCCTTTTGTGTATACAATCGCCATCCGGTTGCGCCGGCCGTTGTGATTCATGTGATTCATGTGGCACCGTGGAGCCGTGACGCTGTAGTTCATGCGGCGCTATGGCGCTGAGGTGCATGGTGCTTCCTCTTAAGCCGTCGCACGATCCGCTAGGGCGACACCCGGGGTGACACGCTAGGGCGACACGATTCAAATTGTGCGCTATCCGGATTGTGCACTATGATAAGAGTAGTACATATTTGGCCAAAAGTGGTGCTAATACGCCCAGACAAGTCGAAGTACAAGTGGTGCGGATACAGTCAGAATGAGCTGTCACGTCGTCGTAGAGGAGAAGTGAGCGCAGTGTCAACGGATCAACCGACGGGCCCAACGGATGGCAATGGCAATGGCAATGGCATTCACGATACACATGGTGACTATCGCATTGTCTCGCTTTGCCCGAGCAATACAGAACTCGTCTGTGCACTCGGGCTGTCGGGGTTTCTCGTCGGGATCGACAATTATTCCGACTACCCACCGGATGTTGTCCGTGGCCTTCCTCGTCTTGGACCCGATTTGCACATCGATGTCGAAGCTGTGACCAAGCTTTCCCCGCATCTTGTCATTTCGTCGCTGTCCGTTCCGGGGATGGAAAAGGTTGTTGATGCAGTGGCTGCAGCGGGCCTTCCTCAGGTTGTACTCTCACCGCACAGCTTTGAAGACATCTATGCTGACTTAAGGACACTTGCAGATGAGGTGCCAGAAGATGTGCTGCCAACGGACGCGGCCAGTGAACTTATCAATACACTTCGGCAGCGAGTAGATGCTGTCGGGGAGTGGACGCGGACCCATGTCAAGCCGGAAGAGCGCGCGAAATTGTACTGGGAATGGTGGCCGAATCCCGTATTTTCGCCCGGGCAGGGGAACTGGTTGACGGAACTGAGTGCGCTCGCAGGGGCTCGCAACATTTTTTCCGATCTCGCTGGTGACTCCATCCAAGACGACGGCACGTTGGTGGCAAAACGGGATCCAGACTGGTTTTTGGCCGCCTGGACGGGCATTCCTCAATCCAAGGTACCGATGACCAAAATTCTCGCCCGACCGGAGCCATGGCAGAGTACAACGGCGTATCGGGAGCAAAGCATCGTCATTCTGTCGGAAGGGCTATACTGTCGCCCATCCCATAGACTAGTGGACGGATTGGAACAACTCGTCGGACTCCTGTATCCCCAGTCTGTTGCTGACCTTGGCCTGCGGCAACCGGAAGAGTATGCACCGATTCGCAGGGTGCCCGAATCCCAATAGACATATCGCTAATCGGTACCATCCGACTTAGAGCCCCCTACGTCTGTTTCTCTATTTTTCCTCTCATCCAGGCCGTTGCCTAATGATACAATTGAAATATACAGAATTGACGTGCAAATATTTCCTGCCACTACCAATGGCACAACAGGCACAACAGGTACAACAGGTACAACAGGTACAACAGGTACAACAGGTACAACAGGTACAACAGGCACAACAGGTACAACAGGTACAACAGGTACAACAGGTACAACAGGTACAACAGGTACAACAGGTACAACAGGTACAACAGGTACAACAGGTACAACAGGTACAACAGGTACAACAGGTACAACAGGTACAACAGGTACAACAGGTACAACAGGTACAGCCGGTTTGACACAAGAGGGGGATTTTCTATGTCTGTTCAGCTCGCCCATCTCGATGTCCTCGTAAACGAAGTCACAGATGAGGTTGTGGCCTGGCGGAGGCATCTACATAGCCATCCGGAACTATCATTCGAAGAGGTAAACACATCACAGTATGTCTATGACACCCTGACGTCATTTGGCGGCCTTGATGTCTCGCGGCCGACCAAGACCAGTGTTGTGGCGCGTCTAGTTGGCCCGATCGAAGGCCCCAAACTGGCGATTCGCGCGGATATGGATGCGCTGCCGATTGAGGAGGAGACGGATTTCGAGTTTCGCTCGCAGACCAAAGGCGTCATGCATGCGTGCGGACATGATGCTCATACTGCCATTTTGCTCGGGGCTGCAAAAGTGTTGACTGAACTTCGGGAAGAAGTTCGCGGGGAGATCCGCTTCATCTTTCAGCACGCGGAAGAATTGCATCCAGGCGGCGCAGTTCAGATGGTAGAGGCAGGTGTGATGGACGATATCGACAACATCATTGGTCTGCAT
The Alicyclobacillus curvatus genome window above contains:
- a CDS encoding FAD-binding protein; translated protein: MAIVYTKGGLALESESSTPLHAQLLELIPDPKRVTRGTSIIAAHSQDYSHHAPHRPDVVVFAESTEDVVKVMQFANQHYIAVTPCGVLTSLEGHAIPIHSGISLDVTLMNRVLDVRPQDFLVRVQPGVTRTQLNRELRRYGLQFPLDPGADASLGGMAATNASGTTAVRHGVMRDQVLDLEVVLADGSVIHTGGMSAKSSAGYNMTGLFIGSEGTLGVITELTLRVYPIPESTIAARAVFADLAAASAAAYGIMQSGIPIGRIELVDEHTIFAVNHAKGTTYMEKPTLFLEFEGSNAAVQEDVRIVEDICSEVDRGAGGSGSGGNPGSTASSASSANHGNGLIEFVFETEAEKRNLLWEARHDAALAVIQTAPQKRMKVTDVCVPLSDLPEAIRMARETIDSYGTYGAILGHVGDGNYHVIFMVDPNDAEELRIADEMNDKIVQYALARGGTCTGEHGVGIGKMRYLAKEHPDTLPWMKGIKQLFDPSGILNPGKLFAN
- a CDS encoding cobalamin-binding protein; the protein is MSTDQPTGPTDGNGNGNGIHDTHGDYRIVSLCPSNTELVCALGLSGFLVGIDNYSDYPPDVVRGLPRLGPDLHIDVEAVTKLSPHLVISSLSVPGMEKVVDAVAAAGLPQVVLSPHSFEDIYADLRTLADEVPEDVLPTDAASELINTLRQRVDAVGEWTRTHVKPEERAKLYWEWWPNPVFSPGQGNWLTELSALAGARNIFSDLAGDSIQDDGTLVAKRDPDWFLAAWTGIPQSKVPMTKILARPEPWQSTTAYREQSIVILSEGLYCRPSHRLVDGLEQLVGLLYPQSVADLGLRQPEEYAPIRRVPESQ
- a CDS encoding IS256 family transposase; this encodes MTSVHELGTSDLMEILVKDFVKEKLELIMREEIDNFLKVEYEGKRPSRNGTYGRSLETRFGKIENLRVPRDRKDAFQTRVFAPYQRREGWLEEAVIHMYKGGMSTRDIAKFIEGMFGTQYSPTTISNITSTVLEDIEAWQQRPLDKRYSVIYLDGIYIKLKRNTVSSEVIYLAMGINEDGYRQILGFYVGGKESANGWRDVLKDLYRRGAKEVLLGVFDGLPGLEEAFRETYPRADVQHCIVHKVRSTFPKIRVKDKVEFIGDLKTIYTALDRDLALAAFDTVKSKWSKTYPKEIQSWEDQLSTLLTFYKFPKLIRGSIYTSNAIERTNKELRKRFRPMNSLTNMDAAEKIIYLEVTTYNEKWSTRVIRGFGDAETKTELKRMYEERYPSMSEVSAQE